The Stigmatella aurantiaca DW4/3-1 genome contains the following window.
GGGCGCGTAGGCGGCAAAGCTGTTTCCGACGTTGGTGTTCGTGGCGCCGTCGATCTTGTTCCACACGGTGACAATTTTCAGCCCCGCGCGGTTCATGTAGTCCTGGGTCAGGGAGACATAATTGTCCAGATAGGACTGGTTTCCCCAATAGTTGGGATAGGTGTAACCCAGGCCCGTCGGGCCCGAGATGAGGTTGTCGTTGGCCGTGGCCGTGGTGTGCAGGTAGTTCAGCACACCGGGCATGGCGTCCACCATCGCCGGAGAGATGGTCCACCCGAGCGGGACCTGCCCTCGTGCGGGGCTGTCCCAGAGCTTCTTGAAGAGGTGCTCCACGTACTGCAGGTTGTCTCCGTCGCTCAGGATGAGGGAGATGTAGATCTTGTTGTTCAGCGGGGGCTTGTTGGGCGTGGGCTTGACGTTCACGGTCCTGGACGTGCCGCCAAACACCGTCAGGTTCGAGGAGAAGTCGCTGGCCAGGGTCGAGATGCCGTACTCGGAGACCCGCTCGATGCCCGCCGCCTCCTCGGGCCACCACCCCATGTAGATGCCGCCGTTCCCATAGGGCATCGCCGACAGGAATTTCCGCAGCATCGTGTCCTCGGCGGGGATCTTCGGATCGAGCCACACGACGGCCAGCTTGGCCGCCGTGGCGTAATCCCGCAGGAACCCTTTGATGCCCGGGGACAGACCAATGATCAGCTTGTGGGTCACCTGGGACCAGTAATAGTCATACAGATACTGGTAGACCTGGACCTTCGTCGTGAAAGCACCCCGCAGGTCCTTCAAGACGGGCAAGTTGTACGGCGCGGCCGTGAGCTTGGCCGCGAGGGCAGGAGAGGCGGTCACGCCATTCTGAAGGCCCGCGATGGTGGTGGCCAGGTTCAGCGTATCCGGCAGGGCCGTGTCATAGATGACGATGCCGCTGATCTCGTTCCTGTACTTGCTCAAGAGGCTCCATCGATCGGCGACCTCCGTGTACTGGAGCCCCAAGGCATTCAGCCAGCCGAACTTGCCGTCCTGGCCGCGGATGGCGTTGTCGTACGTGAAGATGCGGGGCTGCGTCCGGTTGACGATTCCCTTCAGGGTCGTGAAGAGCGCCACCTCGTCATCCTGAACCTGGGCATTGGTCCCCACGGCGTCGACTTTGATGTAGGCTCTGCCGTACCAGAAGACCCTGAACTCGATTCCGTGCCCGGCCACTGGATTGGTGAACGGGAGTTCGAACCGCTCAAAGGAGCCCTGTTTCGTAAACGCCGTCCGGGTGATGTCTCGCGACGCCAAGACAGCGCCCGTCGTGTTGTCGCGGACATCCACGGTCACCACGACCTCGTTGTTGGCCGTGTTGTTGTCGATGGTCAGGTCGAAGAAGGCCGTGTTGTTTCCTACGGGAATGTCGGTCGCATAGGGGCCATAGGTGAGGAACTGGTTGGCAGCGTCGATCGAGGTCTGCGCAACCCAGCCGTTGCCGTCGAGACGCCCCGTTCCATGCCGGATCAGAGAGCCTTCCGCTTCGTACCGGTACTCGGAGACCGTGGCATCCATCAGGTCCATCGTGGCCGCGGGTGCGGAGAAGGATGGAAGCACCTGGCCTTGAGGCCATGTGAGTCCGGCGGCGAAGGCCACCGGAGGGTGAAACAATGCCACCGCCGCGAAAGCCGCGGCGATGGTGGGAACGCGGGGAGTCCATCGAATGCTTCTCATGTGGGGCTGTCTCCTTTTTGCTCAGGGGGCCCAGGGGGGCACGACGTTCCAGGTGGCATCCGCGCTGAAGCTCTCGGGAGAGTCCCAGTTGCTTCCGATCCCCGCGGCGATCCACACCTCGGAGACGGCATGGCGGAGGTAGCGTCCGGGGAAGTTGAAGGACTCGAAGGAGACGCCAGTGCCAGACAGACCCGGCTGGGCGCAGAAGGTGGCGTCCTGATTGAAGATCACCGAGCCGTCGGGTGTGTCCTTGCGGATGCGGCTGTTGGAGTGTCTCAGGTACTGGCCAGGGTAGTTGCGCGACTCGAACGAATAGCAGCTCGACTCGGCCAGGCCGGGCACGAGCTTGAAGGTCGCATCCTGCTTGAGCGTGGCGTTGCTGGCGCCGTCCACCACGGCGGTGACGCCCAGGCTGTCGATGTGGCGCAGGTACCGGTTGGTGTAGCCCGCCGTCGTCACCTGAATGGACTGGAATGTTCCCTGAGGCACGTTCGCGTTGCTCTGCCACCAGGGCACGGTGATGCCCCAGACCGCATCCTGACGGAAGCCCAGGGTGTCGCTGAACGCATCGACCCAGACCTCACTGTTGCGGTGGCGCAGATAGAAGCCAGGTTTGTTCTTGGACTCCAGCGAAACGCCGGGGGAGCCATCGAGCGCCGGGCGAACGCAGAAGGTGGCGTCCTGGTCGAAGAGGGCCGTGCCATCCCTGGGGTCTCTGCGGACGCGGCTGTTGAAGTGCCGCAGGTAGCTGCCGGGGAAGTTGCGTGG
Protein-coding sequences here:
- a CDS encoding GxGYxYP domain-containing protein; this translates as MRSIRWTPRVPTIAAAFAAVALFHPPVAFAAGLTWPQGQVLPSFSAPAATMDLMDATVSEYRYEAEGSLIRHGTGRLDGNGWVAQTSIDAANQFLTYGPYATDIPVGNNTAFFDLTIDNNTANNEVVVTVDVRDNTTGAVLASRDITRTAFTKQGSFERFELPFTNPVAGHGIEFRVFWYGRAYIKVDAVGTNAQVQDDEVALFTTLKGIVNRTQPRIFTYDNAIRGQDGKFGWLNALGLQYTEVADRWSLLSKYRNEISGIVIYDTALPDTLNLATTIAGLQNGVTASPALAAKLTAAPYNLPVLKDLRGAFTTKVQVYQYLYDYYWSQVTHKLIIGLSPGIKGFLRDYATAAKLAVVWLDPKIPAEDTMLRKFLSAMPYGNGGIYMGWWPEEAAGIERVSEYGISTLASDFSSNLTVFGGTSRTVNVKPTPNKPPLNNKIYISLILSDGDNLQYVEHLFKKLWDSPARGQVPLGWTISPAMVDAMPGVLNYLHTTATANDNLISGPTGLGYTYPNYWGNQSYLDNYVSLTQDYMNRAGLKIVTVWNKIDGATNTNVGNSFAAYAPLLLGLTAQNAGGGITVYNNILPSQGLNATYCPTESSMISEINRHISGWNGLAPRFVSIQANPWEGNGYQSFVNVVNNFKSNTNIVFVRPDHYFQLMREHYNLPTDPATLVKIYEAENTSYATSPFSHAVGRSNDNGWSANVSQDAEGMMLYGPYVTSFPAGQLTTTFKMKIDAVTGNNDHVVTLDVRDATTGIVLTTFDVYRSHFKAGGAYQDFSLTYLNIAGHSLEFRANYKDKAAINIDKVTTTTRIGHYEAEGAVLAHHAGRTSGDGWQASLSLDPTGHMVYGPYDANVPIGTHKVTFRVKTDNNTLGAQSLASIDVRDGTTGLSAASMELTAQQFSAANQYQDFSLTFQQTALNHPLEYRVYFHKRATITVDKITVH